In Pedobacter sp. WC2423, the following are encoded in one genomic region:
- a CDS encoding acetyl-CoA hydrolase/transferase family protein: MSQPKYSSAADAVKYIQSGQRVFLHGSAATPVLLIKALQQRHAELKNVELVSISTLGDVDFNNPEWRGSFFFNSLFTSANTRSVVNSINGDYVPVFLSQIPKLFREGFLPLDVAIVQVSPPDVHGYCSLGTSVDIARAAVDTAKHVIAQVNPNMPRTHGDGYLHSSKINTFVWHESVLPEVDYSAKVSSAMVTIGQHIASLVEDGATLQLGIGGIPDQVLKNLGNHKNLGLHTEMLSDGVIPLIQNGIINNSMNKINRGKSITSFMIGTRKLYDFVNDNPSIRVMDISYANDTSVIRQNPKVTAINSAIELDLTGQICADSMGTFQYSGIGGQMDFIHGASLSPGGKPIIALPSITSKGISRIVPFLKEGAGVVTTRGHVHWVVTEYGKVNLFGKSLKQRAKALIELAHPDHRENLERKCFERFETSFE, translated from the coding sequence ATGAGTCAACCAAAATATAGTAGCGCAGCGGATGCCGTAAAATACATTCAATCCGGACAGCGCGTATTCCTTCATGGAAGTGCAGCAACCCCGGTATTATTGATTAAAGCCCTCCAACAACGGCATGCAGAGCTCAAAAATGTAGAATTGGTTAGTATCTCAACCCTGGGCGATGTGGATTTCAACAACCCTGAATGGCGCGGAAGCTTCTTTTTCAATTCCTTATTTACTTCAGCAAATACCCGTTCTGTTGTCAATAGTATCAATGGCGATTATGTTCCTGTCTTTTTAAGTCAGATTCCAAAGCTCTTCAGGGAAGGTTTTCTACCCCTTGATGTAGCTATAGTACAGGTTTCTCCGCCTGATGTACATGGTTATTGTTCTTTAGGAACTTCTGTAGATATCGCAAGGGCAGCTGTAGATACTGCAAAACATGTCATTGCACAGGTTAATCCAAACATGCCGCGAACACATGGTGACGGCTATCTGCACAGCAGTAAAATAAACACTTTTGTATGGCATGAATCGGTATTACCAGAAGTAGATTATTCAGCAAAAGTGAGCAGTGCTATGGTCACCATTGGTCAGCATATCGCTTCTTTAGTGGAAGATGGCGCAACCCTTCAACTCGGAATAGGAGGTATCCCCGACCAGGTTTTAAAGAATTTAGGTAACCACAAAAACCTCGGTTTGCATACAGAAATGTTGTCAGACGGAGTGATCCCACTCATACAAAACGGGATCATCAATAACAGTATGAACAAGATTAACCGTGGTAAATCGATCACGTCATTTATGATTGGAACACGTAAACTTTATGATTTTGTGAACGATAATCCGAGCATAAGAGTGATGGATATTTCCTATGCAAATGACACGAGCGTGATTCGTCAAAACCCAAAAGTCACTGCTATAAACTCTGCAATTGAACTGGATTTAACAGGTCAGATTTGCGCCGACTCCATGGGAACTTTTCAGTATTCCGGCATTGGCGGACAGATGGATTTTATTCATGGTGCATCTCTGTCTCCGGGAGGAAAGCCGATCATTGCACTACCATCAATTACCTCAAAAGGTATCTCCAGAATTGTACCATTTTTAAAAGAAGGAGCGGGTGTAGTAACCACCCGCGGACATGTACATTGGGTGGTTACTGAGTATGGAAAAGTAAACCTTTTCGGTAAAAGTTTAAAGCAGCGTGCGAAGGCATTAATTGAGCTTGCCCATCCGGATCACCGGGAAAATCTGGAAAGAAAATGCTTTGAAAGGTTCGAAACTTCTTTCGAATAG